A part of Balneola sp. genomic DNA contains:
- a CDS encoding DUF4293 family protein, producing the protein MIQRIQTVFLSLVVFSNLGVYFTPIYTHAMNDPQQWIGFGLAISLLISSLLAVYTIFLFKNRRNQIAWTKRTAFVQVIAVGLAVGVFFSLGGIGTYLWDEAIGTGLIVLGIIFLLLALRSISKDEKLVKSMDRIR; encoded by the coding sequence TTGATTCAGCGTATTCAAACTGTTTTTTTGTCCCTGGTAGTGTTTTCTAATCTGGGAGTATATTTCACTCCAATTTATACCCATGCTATGAACGACCCCCAGCAGTGGATCGGTTTTGGGTTAGCTATTTCATTACTTATTTCTTCCCTACTTGCTGTGTACACAATTTTCTTATTTAAGAATAGGAGAAATCAAATTGCCTGGACTAAACGAACGGCATTTGTTCAGGTGATAGCAGTGGGTTTAGCGGTTGGTGTATTCTTTTCATTAGGAGGTATAGGAACCTACTTGTGGGATGAGGCCATTGGCACAGGATTGATTGTTTTAGGTATCATTTTTCTATTACTAGCTTTGCGCTCCATCAGTAAAGATGAAAAATTGGTAAAATCTATGGATAGGATTCGTTGA
- a CDS encoding ATP-binding protein has translation MAATNNIYTLSVGSSTKHLAEVRDFVAEHAKGLGLKEKEISEIRLAVDEAYTNIIKHAYKNIPSKPVTIELGSNTSQFWISILDEGESFKPEEYQAPDILKRIKNKQRGGMGVFLIQKLMDQVQYNRKGQMNEIRMVKNL, from the coding sequence GTGGCAGCAACAAATAACATATACACTTTATCCGTCGGTTCCTCGACAAAGCATCTTGCTGAGGTTCGGGATTTTGTTGCTGAACATGCTAAAGGCCTGGGCTTAAAAGAAAAAGAGATTTCTGAAATTAGACTGGCTGTTGATGAAGCTTATACTAATATCATTAAACACGCTTATAAAAATATACCTTCAAAACCTGTAACTATAGAGCTGGGCTCAAATACTTCTCAATTCTGGATTTCAATCCTGGATGAAGGTGAAAGCTTTAAGCCCGAAGAGTACCAGGCACCAGATATCCTAAAGAGAATTAAAAACAAGCAGAGAGGCGGAATGGGTGTGTTTCTAATCCAAAAGCTAATGGATCAGGTGCAGTACAACAGGAAAGGTCAGATGAATGAGATTCGAATGGTAAAAAACCTCTGA
- a CDS encoding DMT family transporter yields MSTPTSGAYSKTKVYSLLIFGITAIGFSPILVKFATGESAFMVAAIRTGFAFLLLLPLYLAKRPELDKREVPRKEKIMVAASGILLGVHLICWIASIYYTSVASASVLVTIHPIALIVFERYVYKFRFPITVWVGVITAFAGSVVLGYSDFESDSIHQNPLLGNSLAALAAFIFAGYFLIGNKVRQHRNWLEYVFPVYGWAALTCAVALFIIDGVPTHVSGLVVLLGFALAVGPQIAGHGSLNYAVKYVSPTLIATLILFEPVASSVMAFIFFGEIPLPLSFVGMGIILVGISLTWAKKSDQKE; encoded by the coding sequence ATGAGTACTCCAACTTCGGGAGCTTACTCCAAAACTAAAGTCTATTCTTTACTTATTTTTGGAATTACTGCAATTGGTTTTTCGCCGATTTTGGTAAAATTTGCTACCGGAGAGTCAGCGTTTATGGTAGCAGCCATTCGAACTGGTTTTGCCTTTTTGCTTTTGTTACCTCTTTATCTAGCAAAGAGACCTGAGCTAGATAAAAGAGAAGTCCCTAGAAAAGAGAAAATAATGGTGGCTGCATCAGGGATTTTACTTGGAGTCCACCTTATCTGTTGGATCGCTTCGATCTATTATACCTCGGTAGCTTCTGCTTCAGTTCTTGTTACCATTCACCCAATTGCTTTGATCGTTTTTGAGCGGTATGTCTACAAATTCCGTTTTCCAATAACGGTTTGGGTTGGCGTTATCACTGCTTTTGCCGGCTCTGTGGTATTAGGGTATTCAGATTTTGAGTCTGATTCTATTCACCAAAACCCTCTGCTGGGGAATAGCCTTGCTGCATTAGCGGCATTTATTTTTGCTGGCTATTTCCTCATCGGAAATAAAGTTCGACAACACCGAAACTGGTTGGAATATGTTTTCCCAGTGTATGGCTGGGCAGCATTAACCTGTGCGGTCGCTTTATTTATTATTGATGGTGTCCCAACTCATGTGAGTGGTTTAGTAGTTCTATTGGGTTTTGCACTCGCTGTTGGGCCACAAATAGCTGGGCACGGGTCGCTAAATTATGCGGTCAAGTATGTTTCGCCTACACTAATAGCTACACTTATTTTATTCGAGCCAGTAGCATCTTCCGTAATGGCATTTATTTTTTTCGGAGAAATTCCCCTGCCTCTTTCTTTCGTAGGAATGGGTATTATCCTGGTAGGGATTTCTTTAACCTGGGCAAAAAAGTCCGATCAGAAAGAATAG
- a CDS encoding SPOR domain-containing protein yields the protein MKNISLYTLLLAVTFMTFTACGESEAERQAREQARLDSLRQVELQKVAEMMAALEDSTNAANEAELAEETTPAYSGSISEEGSYVVQVGSWRSEEKAQSFVDQWADRNYPSAYVIKTGNEETGDVWFRVRVGYFETQDSAKEFGTTLATELNTGFWVANKD from the coding sequence ATGAAAAATATCAGCCTCTACACTTTGCTGCTAGCAGTTACTTTCATGACATTTACAGCTTGCGGAGAATCAGAAGCGGAACGTCAGGCTCGTGAACAAGCCCGGCTCGACTCCCTTCGACAAGTCGAACTCCAAAAGGTAGCTGAAATGATGGCAGCCCTTGAAGATAGTACTAATGCTGCGAATGAAGCAGAACTTGCTGAAGAAACTACCCCTGCTTATTCCGGATCAATCTCTGAAGAAGGTTCTTATGTAGTTCAGGTTGGGTCATGGAGATCCGAAGAAAAAGCTCAATCATTTGTAGACCAGTGGGCTGACCGAAACTACCCAAGTGCATATGTGATCAAAACCGGTAATGAAGAAACCGGGGATGTTTGGTTCAGGGTTCGGGTCGGTTATTTTGAAACGCAAGATTCTGCAAAAGAATTTGGTACTACACTAGCCACCGAACTCAATACTGGTTTCTGGGTAGCAAATAAAGATTAA
- a CDS encoding lytic transglycosylase F: MDVKDNISLKQSRVVVIFSLALFLVSCSLDKEKEYKTIEPELLTTTVYEPVDRDLAQIKQSGVLRMITSYSSGSYFLYRGIQVGFEYELVKEFAQKNDMALEVIIPAEGENPYDLLNSGAGDLIAANYTITNEREELVNFTRPYNLVNQIIVLSEGLGVEPESISELSGIPITIRRNSSYFQELKKLQDEGFDIQINVVSEDMDTETLLFQVANGVYEATVADDNIFYASNKYMSGLIRGPIIAENDEIAWAVRKNSSDLTTKMNQFLYQHFKYADNGVPKRSAFLNVLRKKYYEGSSQIADYFSPEFQSNQYGLISPYDSLMQVVANEFDLDWVMLTAIAAQESRFDPRSESWAGAIGIMQVLPRFSDVPFDSLFVPEHNIREGARIIKAHLEHYAYMDSTNQWQLALATYNAGMGHLADARRLSIDQNLNPNEWESVSESLLKLMQRRYYQHARYGFCRGIETVRYVNEIMNRYGTYQAILALNNSRPANIQGVFGIKTLN, from the coding sequence ATGGATGTAAAAGATAACATATCATTAAAACAAAGTAGAGTAGTAGTCATTTTTTCTTTGGCTCTCTTCTTAGTTAGTTGCTCATTAGATAAGGAGAAAGAGTATAAAACGATAGAGCCAGAACTTCTTACCACCACAGTTTATGAACCAGTTGATCGTGATCTGGCGCAAATAAAACAAAGTGGTGTGCTCAGAATGATTACTAGCTATAGCTCAGGATCTTATTTCTTGTATAGAGGGATTCAGGTAGGATTTGAGTACGAGCTGGTAAAAGAGTTTGCCCAAAAAAATGACATGGCTCTCGAAGTGATAATCCCTGCCGAAGGAGAAAATCCGTACGATCTTCTAAACAGTGGGGCAGGAGATTTGATTGCTGCAAATTATACCATCACTAACGAAAGAGAAGAGTTGGTAAATTTTACCCGTCCCTATAACCTGGTTAATCAAATTATAGTGCTTTCTGAAGGGCTGGGTGTAGAACCAGAAAGTATCTCTGAGCTTTCGGGGATCCCTATCACGATTCGAAGGAATAGCTCATATTTTCAGGAATTAAAGAAGCTTCAGGATGAGGGGTTTGATATCCAAATAAATGTAGTTTCAGAGGATATGGATACCGAAACCCTACTATTCCAGGTTGCGAATGGAGTGTATGAAGCTACTGTGGCTGATGATAATATTTTCTATGCCAGCAATAAATATATGAGTGGTTTGATAAGGGGACCTATAATTGCAGAAAACGATGAAATTGCATGGGCGGTTAGAAAAAACTCTTCGGATCTAACTACAAAGATGAACCAGTTCTTGTATCAGCATTTTAAATATGCTGATAATGGAGTGCCAAAAAGGTCTGCATTTCTGAATGTGCTTAGGAAGAAGTACTATGAGGGTAGTTCTCAGATTGCTGATTATTTTAGCCCTGAGTTTCAGAGTAATCAGTATGGATTGATATCTCCTTATGACAGCTTAATGCAGGTTGTAGCTAATGAATTTGATCTGGATTGGGTAATGCTTACTGCCATAGCTGCTCAAGAATCCAGATTTGATCCAAGATCGGAAAGCTGGGCAGGAGCGATTGGTATTATGCAGGTTCTGCCAAGATTTTCAGATGTCCCTTTCGATTCATTATTCGTTCCTGAACACAATATTCGTGAAGGCGCAAGAATTATAAAAGCGCACTTAGAGCATTATGCCTACATGGATTCTACAAATCAATGGCAATTGGCGTTGGCAACTTATAATGCTGGTATGGGACACCTGGCAGATGCCCGCAGATTGTCGATAGATCAAAACTTAAATCCCAATGAATGGGAGAGTGTTTCAGAATCATTACTTAAGCTCATGCAGAGAAGGTATTATCAGCATGCTCGTTATGGCTTTTGTCGGGGTATCGAGACCGTTAGGTATGTGAATGAAATTATGAATCGCTATGGTACATACCAGGCTATTTTGGCTCTTAACAATTCCCGCCCAGCAAATATTCAGGGAGTATTTGGGATAAAAACCCTGAATTAA
- a CDS encoding efflux RND transporter permease subunit — protein MSTEIQQNGNHTNGAEASKKGTGIRKEFKISSFSINNRISVLVLVALVAVMGIVSYLTIPKESFPSINVPNIFVVTVYPGVSPEDMESLVTRKLEDELGNISEVKTMTSTSSEGYSNINLEFDPNVDIEDALQKVREKVDLAKPELPEDAEEPVVQEINFSEFPIMNVNLSGEYDEVILKEIAEDLQDKIEAIPSVLGVDLTGGLEREVQVDVDLAKMKYYGITFGDIIGAIAQENVTIPGGDISVGTKKFLLRVPGQYDDTQQLEDIVVKGESQSPIYIRDVASVTFGFKDRETYSELEGAPVITLGVKKRTGENILETAQRTKAILDEELAVLPPTTTYNITNDQSIDVVSMVSNLENNIISGLTLVVGVLLFFLGVRNSSFVGISIPLSMFLSFIILGAVGITMNMVVLFSLILSLGMLVDNAIVVVENIYRYLEEGYDNFEAAKKGTGEVAIPIIAGTMTTIAAFAPMVFWPGIVGQFMSYLPKTLIITLASSLVVGLVINPVICALFMRVDGQEKKAQLTKGGKRILIIGFSIIALLLLASSFITWVMLIALGAILWSINKYALEPVGRWWQRDGLNKLIARYERTLTWALNHRITTIGIAVIILVSSFILLDAFNPGTEFFPEDIPPRDVYVQIETPIGSDVTYTKEIIDEVRDRVQNLPNIVDVNSVLATSGALITADPASSGGGNTPNRGTVALNFVDFQEREGDVFDAMEFLRDHMSENIVGANITVEMPPNGPPTGKPVNLEISGNDMEQLALISDDVLKILEADSVFAKMDGLESDLPEPRPEVRVEVDREKAALYELNTNTIGMTIRQAINGVEASKFRDGKEEYDIIVRLNDEYRDDMSTLGDLTIFHEGNQIPLSEVATWEVKDGLGGIKHKEAERVITISADVRSGYQANAVLAEVQGVLATYLDNLPPGYTHGWTGQQQEQDESFEFLGIAFLIALFLISFILVSQFNSVAKPLIILSSVIMSMAGVFYGLVSFQMAFGLMAFLGIISLAGIVVNNAIVLIDYVDILRERDGLSLRDALIQGGKVRFRPVILTATTTALGLVPLAVGFNFDFIVLVANPLEFFSNLSSYIYMGGEQAAWWGPMAIAVIVGLLFATALTLILVPVLYSIIERTRRSINRVMFGKEEPGLIKDQSSLNSEEPELQPELAQ, from the coding sequence ATGAGTACCGAAATTCAACAAAACGGAAATCATACAAACGGAGCTGAGGCTTCAAAAAAGGGAACCGGGATTCGAAAAGAGTTCAAGATTTCATCCTTTTCTATCAACAACCGGATAAGTGTATTAGTACTGGTTGCATTGGTGGCAGTGATGGGTATCGTTTCGTATCTGACTATCCCAAAGGAAAGTTTTCCGAGTATCAATGTTCCTAACATTTTTGTGGTAACAGTTTATCCAGGTGTATCTCCCGAGGATATGGAAAGTCTGGTAACACGGAAGCTTGAAGATGAATTAGGGAATATCTCGGAAGTAAAAACGATGACCTCTACCTCTTCGGAAGGCTATTCAAATATCAACCTGGAATTCGACCCAAATGTTGATATCGAAGACGCTCTTCAAAAGGTGAGAGAAAAGGTTGATCTGGCTAAACCAGAACTACCTGAAGATGCAGAAGAACCTGTTGTTCAGGAGATCAACTTCTCGGAATTCCCCATCATGAATGTGAACCTTTCAGGTGAATATGATGAGGTAATCCTTAAAGAAATTGCGGAAGATTTACAGGATAAAATAGAAGCAATTCCTTCTGTATTAGGTGTAGATCTTACTGGTGGATTGGAACGAGAAGTTCAGGTTGATGTGGATCTTGCCAAGATGAAATACTACGGAATCACTTTCGGGGACATCATTGGGGCTATTGCTCAGGAAAATGTGACTATTCCCGGTGGTGATATTTCTGTTGGTACCAAAAAATTCCTGCTTCGTGTTCCCGGGCAATATGATGATACTCAGCAACTGGAAGACATCGTAGTAAAAGGAGAATCCCAAAGCCCGATTTATATTCGTGACGTTGCCAGTGTAACATTCGGATTCAAAGACAGGGAAACCTATTCGGAATTAGAAGGGGCCCCGGTAATTACACTTGGTGTTAAAAAGCGAACAGGAGAAAACATTCTCGAAACGGCTCAGCGAACCAAAGCAATTCTGGATGAAGAACTAGCTGTTTTACCACCTACCACTACTTATAACATTACCAATGATCAAAGTATTGATGTAGTAAGTATGGTGAGTAATCTGGAGAACAATATTATTTCAGGGTTAACCCTTGTTGTCGGTGTTCTGTTATTTTTTCTAGGGGTAAGAAACTCATCGTTTGTGGGTATTTCTATTCCACTCTCCATGTTTCTTTCATTCATAATTCTGGGAGCGGTTGGTATTACCATGAACATGGTAGTATTGTTCTCACTAATTCTTTCACTTGGGATGTTGGTAGATAATGCCATCGTGGTGGTGGAGAATATTTATCGTTATCTGGAAGAAGGATATGATAATTTTGAAGCAGCCAAGAAAGGAACCGGAGAGGTAGCCATACCGATTATTGCCGGAACCATGACCACCATTGCAGCTTTTGCACCGATGGTATTCTGGCCGGGTATTGTAGGTCAGTTCATGAGCTATTTGCCAAAAACTCTAATCATTACACTGGCGAGCTCTCTGGTAGTAGGTTTGGTCATCAACCCTGTGATTTGTGCGTTGTTCATGAGAGTAGATGGACAGGAAAAGAAAGCGCAGCTAACAAAAGGGGGTAAAAGGATACTGATTATTGGGTTCTCAATAATTGCATTACTGTTGTTGGCCTCAAGTTTTATTACCTGGGTAATGTTAATCGCGCTTGGTGCAATATTATGGTCGATTAATAAATACGCGCTTGAACCAGTTGGACGTTGGTGGCAAAGGGATGGATTAAACAAGCTAATTGCCAGATATGAGAGAACGCTTACTTGGGCATTAAACCATCGCATAACTACTATTGGAATAGCGGTTATCATTCTTGTATCCAGTTTTATCCTACTTGATGCATTCAACCCTGGTACAGAATTCTTCCCGGAAGATATTCCTCCTCGTGATGTATATGTTCAAATTGAAACTCCAATCGGATCTGATGTTACCTATACAAAAGAGATCATTGATGAGGTAAGAGACCGGGTTCAAAACCTCCCAAATATTGTGGATGTGAACAGTGTTTTAGCCACATCCGGCGCATTAATTACAGCTGATCCTGCTTCCAGTGGGGGAGGAAATACTCCAAATAGGGGAACTGTTGCGTTAAACTTTGTTGACTTTCAGGAGCGAGAAGGTGATGTATTTGATGCCATGGAATTCCTTCGTGATCATATGAGTGAAAATATTGTTGGAGCTAACATTACCGTTGAAATGCCGCCTAATGGACCTCCAACAGGAAAGCCAGTAAATCTTGAGATTTCTGGAAATGATATGGAGCAACTTGCTTTGATCTCAGACGATGTTCTTAAAATTCTTGAGGCCGATTCTGTTTTCGCAAAAATGGATGGACTTGAATCTGATTTACCTGAGCCCCGACCAGAGGTAAGAGTGGAAGTGGATCGCGAAAAAGCGGCTCTTTACGAGCTTAACACCAATACTATTGGGATGACGATCAGGCAGGCCATTAATGGTGTAGAAGCATCTAAGTTCCGTGATGGAAAAGAGGAGTATGACATCATTGTAAGATTGAATGACGAGTATCGTGATGATATGAGTACCCTTGGTGATTTGACCATTTTCCATGAAGGGAATCAGATTCCGCTTTCAGAAGTGGCCACGTGGGAAGTAAAAGATGGTCTCGGAGGGATTAAACATAAAGAAGCCGAGCGTGTTATTACCATTAGTGCGGATGTACGTTCAGGATACCAGGCAAATGCCGTATTAGCTGAGGTACAGGGAGTACTGGCAACCTATCTTGATAATTTGCCTCCTGGTTATACTCACGGCTGGACTGGCCAACAGCAGGAACAAGATGAATCATTTGAGTTTCTTGGAATAGCATTCTTGATCGCTCTTTTCTTAATCTCATTCATTCTTGTATCTCAATTCAATTCAGTTGCAAAACCATTGATTATCCTAAGCTCGGTAATTATGTCAATGGCCGGGGTTTTCTATGGATTGGTAAGTTTCCAAATGGCATTTGGACTCATGGCTTTCCTTGGTATCATTTCCTTGGCCGGAATTGTAGTGAATAACGCAATCGTATTGATTGACTACGTGGATATCCTAAGAGAACGAGATGGTCTTAGTCTTCGAGATGCCCTCATTCAAGGAGGTAAGGTACGTTTCCGTCCTGTAATTTTAACGGCAACTACAACGGCTTTAGGGTTAGTGCCACTAGCGGTTGGATTCAACTTTGACTTCATCGTGCTTGTAGCAAACCCTCTTGAATTCTTTTCTAACCTGAGTTCATATATCTACATGGGTGGAGAACAGGCAGCCTGGTGGGGTCCAATGGCAATTGCTGTAATTGTAGGCTTATTATTTGCGACTGCTTTGACTCTTATTCTGGTGCCGGTACTATACAGTATTATTGAGCGTACCCGAAGAAGTATTAATAGAGTAATGTTCGGTAAAGAAGAGCCGGGTCTTATTAAAGACCAAAGTTCACTTAACTCAGAAGAGCCTGAGTTACAACCCGAGCTAGCTCAGTGA
- a CDS encoding anti-sigma factor antagonist → MKNFNIALRQVESISVLDISGELDAHTASQLENSLKSLIDEQRYKIIVNCSRLEYIASAGLGVFMAYIEDVRGLGGDIKLTNMNDRVYNVFDLLGFPTLYDIHDDEQEAVGGF, encoded by the coding sequence ATGAAAAATTTCAATATTGCTTTGCGGCAAGTTGAGTCCATAAGTGTGCTGGACATTAGTGGAGAATTGGATGCTCATACCGCTTCGCAGCTTGAAAACTCTCTCAAATCCCTTATTGACGAACAACGCTACAAGATTATCGTCAACTGTTCCCGATTAGAATATATAGCCAGCGCCGGACTTGGTGTTTTTATGGCTTACATTGAAGATGTACGAGGATTGGGAGGAGATATTAAGCTCACAAACATGAATGATCGTGTTTACAATGTATTTGACCTGCTTGGGTTCCCAACATTGTATGATATTCACGATGATGAACAAGAAGCAGTAGGCGGGTTTTAA
- a CDS encoding TonB-dependent receptor codes for MMKTAHYYVFVCLFSLLFYSLSNAQIGGIVKDSKNFSPISDVHISIVGTDLGTNTDQDGRFSLPYSTFPVTLELSVLGYESRSLQVYRSDSTLAFFMKPTVLSLDEIVIAPDRTINPITNTSPIARSSVTIEQLSDKSTVTAVELLRAESGVFVQQTSVGQGSIYIRGRAGRDVLYLFNGMRMNPSFVRSGQNQYFGAIDPLLINKLDVYRGPISVYYGSDALSGGVNISPIIYDFSEDSKLSGDLVSTFNFEGNGEKTVHGKFAYQTPKASFFLGGSLRDFDYYKMSSRTEEALWFPYDATLSNADYSFKSMQFSSKIKTSTESDLTVVSYYGEIPDAARLDRITLGFSIEAQESELTPQFGYYSNTSPLLFWGNTVEFRTSKVSKAFESIGIKGGYFRLKDFRKEQDFAFNNAPEYSVNIAERDYLFEISDTTNFDQNTSNQYHFSVDIRSALSKNMYLKWGGDVSFDRVQSSRHSNTGQVQLPRYPDGSVYILSGLFAQIDQLVSEKLSMEYGVRYSQTYASIPFEGILTDRRYDPYSASYSQLTGSVGLTYKLSKDIIFLSNLSSGFRAPNISDLSEVGIRRSDQFQTPNTELRPEKTGNFDIGIQYQSDRFFTEMYAFWLHYFDKITRIETGNIVDEYGNLVDPATSPDPFAVYNEVTNENANSMDLLGIEFRGSYQVNPTLKSGLTFTYTWGNLTNENGTSEPADRVPPANGIFYLDYSPVKKLSIRPQARYAFAHRRISPDEIGDIRISQNGTDGFVNLQLFINYKALDHFSIKLIADNLTDAAYREHASSLDGMGRNYTATVSYSF; via the coding sequence ATGATGAAAACAGCGCACTATTATGTTTTTGTGTGTTTGTTTTCTTTGCTTTTTTATTCCCTTTCAAATGCGCAAATAGGCGGTATTGTAAAAGATTCTAAGAATTTTTCTCCTATCTCTGATGTACACATTTCGATAGTAGGGACAGACCTTGGTACAAATACCGATCAGGATGGTAGATTTTCCCTCCCATATTCTACATTTCCGGTTACGCTTGAACTAAGTGTGCTCGGATATGAAAGCCGCTCCCTACAGGTTTACAGATCCGATTCCACATTGGCCTTCTTTATGAAGCCCACCGTACTTTCTCTCGATGAGATAGTAATCGCGCCTGACAGAACAATAAACCCTATTACCAATACATCTCCTATTGCACGTAGTTCCGTTACTATAGAACAGCTTTCTGATAAATCTACTGTGACTGCTGTGGAGCTTTTGCGTGCCGAGAGTGGGGTTTTCGTACAGCAAACAAGTGTTGGACAGGGAAGTATCTATATTAGGGGTAGAGCGGGAAGGGACGTACTATATCTTTTTAATGGTATGAGGATGAACCCTTCGTTTGTACGATCAGGTCAGAACCAATATTTCGGAGCTATTGATCCTCTTCTAATTAATAAACTCGATGTTTATCGAGGACCAATTTCTGTTTATTACGGAAGTGATGCATTATCTGGTGGAGTTAATATCTCCCCTATTATTTATGATTTCTCCGAAGATTCAAAACTATCCGGAGATTTAGTAAGCACCTTTAATTTTGAAGGTAATGGCGAAAAAACTGTACATGGAAAGTTTGCTTACCAAACCCCAAAAGCATCTTTTTTTCTTGGAGGAAGCCTTAGAGATTTCGACTATTATAAGATGAGTTCACGTACCGAAGAAGCTCTTTGGTTCCCTTACGATGCTACGCTTTCCAATGCTGATTATTCTTTTAAGTCAATGCAGTTTTCATCTAAAATCAAGACCTCCACTGAATCTGATTTGACCGTTGTGAGTTATTATGGAGAAATTCCGGATGCAGCGCGGCTAGATCGAATCACTTTGGGTTTTAGCATCGAAGCACAAGAATCTGAACTCACTCCACAATTTGGATACTACTCCAATACCTCGCCGCTCCTTTTCTGGGGAAATACGGTTGAATTTAGAACCTCCAAGGTTAGTAAAGCCTTCGAATCAATCGGAATTAAAGGAGGCTATTTCAGACTTAAAGATTTCAGAAAAGAACAGGATTTCGCGTTTAATAATGCCCCTGAATATTCAGTAAATATCGCTGAACGAGATTATCTCTTTGAGATTAGTGATACAACCAATTTCGATCAAAATACGAGTAATCAGTACCACTTCTCTGTTGATATTCGTTCTGCCTTATCGAAAAATATGTATCTGAAATGGGGGGGCGACGTATCTTTTGATCGGGTACAAAGTAGCAGGCATTCTAATACGGGTCAGGTCCAGCTTCCCCGCTACCCTGATGGCTCTGTGTATATACTATCCGGCTTATTTGCTCAAATTGATCAATTAGTTTCGGAAAAGTTGAGTATGGAATATGGTGTTCGTTACTCACAGACTTATGCAAGCATCCCTTTTGAAGGAATTTTGACTGATCGAAGATATGACCCCTATTCAGCCAGTTATAGCCAATTAACCGGTTCTGTTGGCCTAACCTACAAACTAAGTAAGGATATTATTTTCTTAAGTAATCTTTCTTCAGGTTTCAGAGCTCCGAATATCTCAGATTTATCTGAAGTTGGTATCCGACGTAGCGATCAGTTTCAAACCCCTAATACGGAGTTAAGACCTGAAAAAACAGGGAATTTTGATATTGGAATTCAATACCAGAGTGATCGTTTCTTTACAGAGATGTATGCGTTCTGGCTGCACTATTTTGACAAGATTACACGCATTGAAACCGGTAATATTGTAGATGAATATGGAAACCTGGTAGACCCAGCGACAAGCCCGGATCCCTTTGCGGTATATAATGAGGTAACTAATGAGAATGCCAATTCAATGGACTTGTTAGGAATTGAATTCCGTGGGAGTTATCAGGTGAACCCGACATTAAAAAGTGGTCTTACTTTTACCTATACATGGGGTAATCTAACAAACGAAAATGGCACTTCTGAACCAGCAGACCGGGTACCTCCTGCTAATGGAATTTTCTACCTTGATTACTCTCCGGTAAAAAAACTGTCTATTCGGCCACAAGCACGTTATGCTTTTGCTCATCGGAGAATTTCTCCCGATGAGATTGGTGATATCCGCATCTCGCAAAACGGAACGGACGGCTTTGTGAACCTACAGCTCTTTATCAACTATAAAGCTCTTGATCATTTTTCAATAAAGTTGATTGCGGATAATTTGACCGATGCTGCTTACCGTGAACATGCGAGTAGTCTGGACGGAATGGGAAGAAACTATACTGCTACAGTCAGCTATTCTTTCTGA